The Hymenobacter swuensis DY53 genome includes the window GCAAACCCGAAGTCAGAGATGTCGCCAGCCACCAGCATGAACTGGATGCCGGGCTGCTGATTCACGCTTTTTACCAGGTCCTCGGCGTCGTCATAGAACCGCTGCGAGTCGCCGGTAAACACGAACCGGAGCGTATCACCGGCGGGCAGCGGGTTTTGCAGCAGGCGCGCCAGATTCTTCTCCGTCAGGTCGCGCTCCGACTCGGGCGCACGGTGGTCATTGGGGCTGAATTCGAGCAGGTCGCAACTGCTGAACAAGAAGGCAGCGGCCACAGGCAGCAAGGCCCGGACCGGTAGGTTTTGAAGAAATGAGCGCATACGCCTCGGCACAAAAAGCAACAGAAACGGACCCGTCCGGCGGGATAGGTCCGGCGCTATATACCGGGGAAGCCGCCGGATGGTTTACCCAAAAACTTCCCTCAGGCATCTGGGAGGCACATTCCAAGACAGGCGTTTCCGGGCGCAACGCGCTTTACAGGCTACCAACGGCCAAAATCAATTCTGAAGCCATTCTGAAGAAAGCCCCGCGTTTCCGGCAAATAACTTCCTTACCAGGTCGGCAGCCAGCTTATTCATCCAGATACTGATGCACAAATTTGATGGCCATGCTGCCCTCACCCACGGCCGAAGCTACCCGGGCCATAGCCCCTGCCCGGCTGTCACCGGCCGCAAAAATGCCAGGTACGCAGGTTTCGAGCAGGTAGGGCTCCCGGCGCGGGTGCTGCCATGCAGTGGCGTAGCGCGGGTCCGTCACTAGGTCGCGGCCCGTGAGCACGAAGCCTTTGCCGTCGCACACAATCGTGTCGCACACCCACTCGGTGCTGGGCTTGGCCCCTATGAACACGAACAGCGCCCGGGCCGGCCGCCGCTCCAGCTGGCCCTGCCGGCGCACTACCACCTCCTCCAGATGGTCGGCGCCGCACACTTCGGCTATTTCGGCAAAGGGCAGCAGCTCAATATTCGGGGTCTGCCCAATCTGCTCAATCAGGTAAGCCGACATGCTGGCGGCCAGGCTTTCGCCCCGAATCAGGATGAACACCCGACGGGCGTACGTGGCCAAGTACATAGCCGCCTGCCCCGCCGAGTTGCCGCCGCCCACAATGTACACGTCCTGCTCCTGACAGGAGCGGGCCTCGGTGCGGGCGGCCCCGTAGTACACGCCCGCGCCGCTGAGACGGTCCATGCCGGGCACGTCGAGGGTGCGGTAGCTCACACCGGTGGTCAGAATCACGGCCCGGGTTTTCACCTCGTTGCCATCCGTGAGGGTCAGCACTTTGTAGCCATCCTGCACGCACAGGCCGGTTACCTCCTGCGGGGCCAGAATTTCGGCTCCCAGGCGCACGGCCTGCGTCCAGGCGCGGTGGGCCAGCTCACTGCCGCTCAGGCCCGTCGGGAAGCCCAGGTAATTCTCGATGCGGGAACTGGTACCGGCCTGGCCGCCGGGCGTCTGCCGCTCAATTACCAGGGTTTTCAGGCCTTCAGAAGCGCCGTACACGCCGGCTGCCAACCCGGCTGGGCCGCCCCCGATGACCACCACATCGTAGAGCTCCTGCGAGGCCTGCACCGTGAGGCCGATGCGGGTGGCCACCTCGGTGGGCGTGGGGCTGGCCAGGGCGGTACCGTCTTCCAGCACCACCACCGGCAGGTCGTGGGCAGTGAGGTTTTTGCGGGCCAGCAGGGTCTGGGCCTCGGCGTCCGTCTCGAAATCAAGCCACTGGTAGCCCACCATGTAGCCCGCCAGAAAGTCCTTGAGCTCGTGCGACTTCGGTGACCATTGAAACCCGATCAGGCGCACGCCCCCGAAGGCCGGCTTGTAGGCGCGCTGCCAGGCCGCCAGCAAATCGTGCAGGGTGGGATAGAGCAGCTGCTGGGGCGGGTCCCAGGGCTTCATCAGGTAGTGGTCGAGGCGGGCGGAGTTGATGGCCCGGATGGCGGCTTCGGTATCGGCGTAGGCCGTGAGCAGCACCCGCTTGGCCTCCGGAAACAGCTCCCGGGCCTGGGTCAGCACCTCCACGCCTTCCAGGTCGGGCATGCGCTGGTCGGCCAGAATGAGGGCCAGCGGTTCCTCCCGCTCGTGCAGCTCCCGCACAATGGCCAGCGCTTCCCGCCCCGAGCCGGCCCGCACCACCCGGTAGTCGCGCCGGAACTCCTGGCGCAGGTCCCGGTCAATGGCGCTCAGCACCTGCGGATCATCATCCACACACAGTAAAACGGGCTTTTTCATGGGAGAGGGGAGTAAATGAGTAACTGAGCAGCGGAGTAACGGAGTCGAATACAACGGCAAAGTAACCGGCTGCCAGCCATACCGGACCTGTTGCCCTGAGAGAACAACTACTCAGTTACTCCGCTATTCCGTTACTCTTCGGTAGCCAGATGGCAAATTCCGTACGGCCGGGCTCCGACTGGACTTCCAGCTGGCCGCCGTGCTGCTCCACAATGCGCAGCGCAATATCGAGGCCCAGGCCGGTACCTTCGCCGGCGGGCTTGGTGGTGAAGAAGGGCTCCAGAATCCGGGGCAGCACCTCGGCGGGAATCCCGGGGCCGTTGTCGATGATAAATACGCGCACGAAGTCGTCTTCCAGTCGGGTCCGGATGGTGATTTCGCCGCCGGGCGGCAGCGCGTCGAGAGCGTTATCAAGTAGGTTGGTCCAGACCTGGTTGAGGCTGCTGACCTGGCCCTGCACCAGCGGCAGATCGGGCGCGTAGTCTTTCACGATGCGCAGGTTTTTTCCGCGCAGCGCGAAGCCCAGCATGTTGAGGGTGCTGTCCAGGCCACTGTGCACATCGAGCGGGGCGAAATCCTGGCCCCGGTCCATGTGGCTGTATGTTTTCACGTTGGTAACCAGCGTAGTAATGCGGGTGCCGGCCTCCTGCAATTCCTGCACCAGCCGCAGCCCCGTTACCTGGCCTTCCAGCCAGGCCAGCGCGGCCGGACGGGCGGCCGGGGCCCACCCCGCCAGCACCGGTTGAAGGATAGCCTGCGGGAGGCCGGCATCCAACAGTCCCGCCGCCAGCTGAAAGCCATCGGGCACGCCCTGCTCTTCCAGCCAGTCGGCCAGCTCGTCTTCCGCGTCGGAGCGGTCCAGGGCCGGGAGGGTGGAAGGCGGGTAAACGGTGGTAGCCAGGGCTGTGAGCCGGGCCAGGGCCTCGGGGCTGGGGCAGTGTTGCACCAGCTGCTGCAACAGCGTCGGCCGCGCCCGCAGGTTGGTAGCCAGCACCTCGGCGGCCCGCATAATGGCGGCGGCAGGGTTGTTGAGCTCGTGGGCCAGGCCGGCCGAAAGCTTGCCCAACGCTCGCAGCTTATCGTCGCGCTCCTGGGCCCGGGCTTCCAGGCGGGCCCGGTCGCTCATCAGGCTCACCAGCCGCTGCACCAGCTCGGGGCTGGCCTGTTCCAGCTCCGGAAACTTGTTGCGGTGCAGCAGAAACAGCGTGGTTTCGCCCACCGCCACGCCCTCGCCCCGGATTACGCGCAGCCGGGAATAGGGCAGCACCCCACTGATGTTGCCTGCCTCCACCCGAAACACAGGCTCCCGGTTGCCGTTGTGGGTCATGTAAAACTGCAGGCCGCCCGCCAGCACAGCCATCATAAACTCGGCCTCGTCGCCGGCCCGGGTAATGACTTCGTTGGGCGCGAAGCGGCGGATTTCTCCGTGCGCGGCAAGCCAGGCCAGGGTTTCGGGCGGCAGGCCGGCAAAGGCCGTAACGCGGGTAAGAGGTGAGGCAGGCAGCATGGCAGAAAGGTAATCAAGCGTACCGATGCAGTCGGTTGACGGGCCAATGTACTTTTTCCTGCCTCCACAAACTGTGTAAACAGCACAACCGCCAGCCTTATGAAAGGGCTGGCGGTTGTGCTGCTACGGCAACCTGCCGCTGCTTACTGACGGACAGCCTTGACGCTATACTGCTGCTGGCCTTGGATAATGCGCACGAAATACAAGCCCGCTGCCCAGGTTGCTGCCTGCGGTACTACCAATGTGGTAGTGCCGGCCTGCAACATTACGGCCTGCACCAGTTGGGGCCTGCCGGTAGCATCCAGTACTTCCAGCGTAGCCGTCCCAGCCACAGTTTGTGGCAGCTGCAGCGTAAGCTCGGTAGTGAAAGGCGTCGGCAGGGCTACCATGGTGCTACGCCGGTTGCTGACAACCAGGGTCTGCACCGCCGAAAATTGCACCGCCCCGTTCGTATCAACCTGGCGCAGACGGTAATACACTACAGCCACTGCATAACGAGCCAGGTTGACATCGGTATAGCGGTACTCATGCCGCTGGGTAGTTGTACCCTTACCGGCAACTTCGGCAAGGGCTGCAAACGTCTGCCCGTCGGTGCTGATTTCCACTACGAAGTAGGCGTTATTCACCTCGGAGGCCGTGGCCCAAACGAGTTGTGCCTGCGCGCCGGCAGCCCGCGCCGTGAAGGATACCAGCTCTACCGGTAGCGGGGTTACCAGGGCGGCGTCCCGGTAATCTGGCACGGAGTTGCTGTTGCGGTCGGGGTAGCTGGTTACGTCCGCGTAGCCTTTTCCTAGGTTGGAAGCATCCAGCAGATCAACCAGTCCATCGCCATCCGTGTCCCGGTAGAATGGGCTGGTGATGTCCAGGAAATTGGGAATCCCGTTGGCATTGGTATCATCAAGCCAGTCACGGGTACCGTTGGCATTGGCGTCGGTGGCAGGATAGTAGGTGCTGTTACCCCCGGCAGTTACAAAAGCAGCGGCCCGCACTACCAGATCATCAGAGGAGTAGCCGCTGTTGTTATCATCAAAGGCCTCCATCCAGTCCGGCACTGCGTCGTTATCAGTGTTGGTATCGAGGTAATCGGGCTTACCGTCGCCATCGGTATCCGGCAGGGTAGTATAAGAGGCTGTATTTTGGGGCCGCCCTACGGCATCTACTGCCTGAGTATATTGTGCATCGGCAGCACTATATAGGGCCCGGAAGCCGCTGCTCATGCGGCCATCAGTGCCTTCCACCACATCCGGAATACCGTCGGCGTCAGCATCCAGATCAAACTGGTTGATGATACCGTCGCCATCCGCGTCCAGCGTACTCACGACACCTCTGGCATTAAGCGCCCCAAAATCCGCATCCTGGTAGTTCAACACTCCGTCACTGTCCGCATCGGCGGTGGCATCCACGTTATTTGCTTCGGCCGTATCGGCAATACCATCGTTGTCGTCGTCGGCATCCTGCCTGTCGGTCAGGCCATCGGTATCCTGGTCGTAATCGAAAGCCAGGCTGCAGGCTTCCATCTTATTGAGAGCCCCGCCGGTAGAGGCCGTAAAGCCCCAATAGACCGATGGGTTATTGCCGAATATCGTAGCTACGAAGTCTTCAGAGTATGTGGCCCGCAGGACATTATTAAAGTACACCTGCAGTGTTTTGGTCTTCACGTTCCAGGCTACTCGAACCGGGTAGTACGTGCCGTTTTCGATGTTAAGCGCCGTACCCCCGGCATCAACGGCCGCTGGAGTGGCTCGTACGGCTGTGGCGGCTGAGTTCGTAAACGTAAGCGGATTACCGAAGTCGCCATTCTTCACCAATCCGATATGGTCGGCAGCTATGTCGTTGATGCCGGTGCCGTTGTCATAGGTATCAAACTCCACAATTACGGATGGCGAAATAGCAGCCATACCCATATTTTGCCCGCCGCCGCCCAAGGCGTTGGTGCCCACATTGCTTCGTTGCAGGCCAAACACCATCCCGTCGCCCCCATTCCCATCCCGGGTACCGAGGTAGACGGAGAAATTGAAGACAAACGACTTGGCCAGCGTAATCTGCTGCAGCCGCCACACGGAGCCCGATTTGTTGCCTAACTCGGGAGTAAGCGTAAAGCCACCGGTGCAGGTAGTGCTGGCAACAGCGTCGCCGTTGGTTTTATACAGTGCCTGAGCACTTGTATGGTGGGGCCGGGCCGCCGCAAAAGCCGTGGCCATACCAGTCAGTAGCAACAGCCGACGAGACCAAGAGAAGGCAGTAGCTGCCAGAGGTTGAGCCGATAGGTAGGTGAAGGTGTGTTTGGCAGAAAAGCGCATAACAGCAGGTGATGTATCGGGCAAAACCAGATACAGTTGACATTCAGTGGTATGCGCACAAAACTACCAACCAAATATATGTAACAACACGCATAACAGATAAATACAATTTCATTGAATACCAATCGAGGGAAGCAACCTGCTGCTGTACCGGCCCAACAAGCTAAATACAGCTCATTTTTTAGCCAGAAAGCTCAGTTAAGTTCCCTCATACCTGGTTTGCCTCACTAAATCGGCTCAAACAACAGGCCTACACCTCCAACCAGCAAATTTTAGTTCCTCATACAGTTGACAATCATTATAGTAGTATAGTCTAACCGTTTCCGGTTCGTACCTATATATGAATGCACAACTATATGGTCGACGGCTATCCTCTTGTCCTCTATCAGTAAGCTCTCCTATCGGGGGTAAGTGCGTAGGTGTGCGCAGGCACTTGTGCAGCCCCCGGTACGACTGCCAACAAAAGGAAAAGATGTTTCTTGCCAAACTTTTTGGCCGCGTGCTGCATTCTTTAGTTTTCCCTTCTTGCTTCTGACCTTACCGGTATGGCGAAAGTCAAAACCCTTTATTTCTGCCAGAACTGCGGCGCCCAATCCGCAAAATGGATTGGACGCTGCCCCAGCTGCGGCGAGTGGAACACTTACGTGGAGGAAGTGGTGGAGAAAACCGACACTGCTACGGCCGCCAACGCCTGGAAGGCCTCTTCCTCAGTGGGTACCACCTCCAAAGCCGCCAAACCCAAGCCGCTGGGCGACATTCTGTACGAGGAGGAGTCGCGCCTGAATACCCACGACGACGAGCTGAACCGGGTGCTGGGTGGTGGCCTCGTGCCCGGCTCCCTGGTGCTTATTGGGGGCGAGCCAGGCATCGGCAAAAGCACCCTCATGCTTCAGATTGCCATGCAGCTCAACGGGTTGCGTATTCTGTACGTGAGCGGGGAGGAAAGCGAGCAGCAGATTAAGATGCGGGCCGAGCGCCTGGGCCGCCAGCACCCGGGTCTCTACATCCTTACTGAAACCAACACCCAGAATATCTTCCGTCAGATCGACCAGCTCCAACCCAACGTGGTGGTGGTCGATTCCATCCAGACCCTGCACAGCACCTTGGTAGAAAGCGGGGCCGGCTCTGTGAGCCAGGTGCGCGAGTGCACCACCGAGCTACTCAAATACGCCAAGGATACCGGCGTGCCCGTGCTGCTCATCGGCCACATCACCAAGGATGGCTCCATTGCCGGCCCTAAGATTCTGGAGCACATGGTGGATACCGTGCTGCAGTTTGAGGGCGACCGGCACCTGACCTACCGCATCCTGCGCACCATCAAAAACCGCTTCGGTTCCACCTCTGAGCTAGGCATTTACGAGATGCAAGGCGCAGGCCTGCGGCAGGTGAGTAACCCGTCAGAAATCCTGCTTAGTCAGCGCACCGAGGTGCTTAGCGGTTTGGCCATCGGGGCCACGCTGGAGGGCAACCGGCCGCTGCTGGTGGAAGTGCAGGCCCTCGTGACGCCCGCCACCTACGGCACCCCTCAGCGCAGCTCCACCGGCTTTGATGGTAAGCGTCTGCAGATGCTGCTGGCGGTGCTGGAGAAACGCAGCGGCCTGCGCCTGGGTCAGCACGACGTATTTCTGAACATTGCCGGTGGCCTGCGCCTCGAAGACCCGGCCCTGGATTTGGCCGTGTGTGCCGCCGTGGTCAGCTCCCTCAACGATGTGCCTATCCGGGGCGAAATCTGTCTGGCGGCGGAAGTGGGCCTGAGCGGCGAAATCAGGGCCGTGAGCCGGCTGGATCAGCGTCTGAGCGAGGCGGAAAAGCTGGGTTTTGCGGAAATGTACATTTCGCAGTTCAACGCCAAGGGCCTCGACCTAGCGCGCTACGGTATCCGGGTACACCCGGCGGGCCGCCTGGATGAGGTTCTGACGGGCTTGTTTGGGTAGACCTGGCGTGATGTGGCGTTGGTGAAAATCGAGCTAGGGCATCACGCATCCTGGTAAAGCCCTATTTTTTAGATAGCCGGTACAGTCGCCTACCGGGAAGTGTTCAAAACTTTGGTATCGACCGGCGGGTTACGAAAAAAGTAACCTGCCGGATTGGACTTTCTCAACCATTACCGCGTATCTTCGGATAAGGAATTGACTTTTACCGCGAATCAACTGACGCGGTAGCGCGAAAACCGGCCCTCCGGTTAAGCAGGGTCCGATTTCTAACCTGCTAAGCCCCTCCCCGATGGCCTATAGATTTCCTCTCACTGCCGCCCTGTTATGGGCCGGGCTGCTGGCCGCCCCGCTATTGGGGCGGGCCCAGGGTACCGTGGTGCTGACCGGCAAAGTCAGTGGCCGGACGGCCGATACCGTGGCCGTTTCGGTGCGCGAGAACCCGCTCGATGTGAAAGAGCAGATTACGTATGCCCGCCTCGACAGCAAAGGCGAATTCCGGCTGGCTCTCACCGTAAACGGCCCCACCCGCGCTGATTTGGTGTACGGCGACGACGTAACCGACCTGTTTCTGGAGCCCGGCAACCAGATGGAAGTCCGCTTCAAAGGGTCCGACCTGGCCAGTTCCGTCCGCTATAAGGGTAAAGGCGCGGAGGCCAATACCTTCCTCACGGAAATGGACGACAAGTTCGTGGAAAACGATGGTTTCCAGGTTCTTCCCGACAATATCACGTTCTACGAAGCCCCGTTCCTGTCCTTTCTGGACTACCGTCGGAAGGAGGAAACCAAGTTTCTGGAGGAAAGCTCCGAAGGACTCTCGCCGGCTTTTAAGGAGTACGTGAAGGCCGAAATCACTTACGGCTATGCCAATGACCGGCTAACGTTTCAGGATTTGCGCGAACAGGTAGTAGCTACTGAGGGCCGCCTGAAAATGACACCCTCGTACTACGAGTTCCTCAACGACAAATCCCTGATCAACAATCCGGCAGCGGTGCAGAGCGAGCAGTACCAAGAGTTTCTGCTCAACTATATTCACTACCTGGCCACCAGCAGCGGCAAGCTGCGCTCCGACCCCGACTTTTACCAGGTATGCTACGATATGGCCAAAAACCAGCTCACTGGCCCGGCCAAACCCATTGTGATGGGTCGGGTGCTGAAAGAGTCGTTCCGGTTTGGGCACGTAAAGCAGTCGGCGGCTATGCTGGAGGATTTCCGTGCGGTAGATGCCAAAAATCAGTATTACCCGCTGCTGAGGCAGGATTTTGAAACTCACAAAGCCTTTGCCATCGGCTCGCCGGCCCCCGATTTCCGGCTGGTTTCCTCCAAGGGCGACACGCTGAGCCTGAAGAACTTTGCCGGAAAGCTGGTGTACCTGAACTTCTGGCGCACCACCAGCGGCTTGGCCCTGCGCGACCTGCCCTACGAGGCGGAGCTGGCCAAGAAGTTTGAGGGCAAGAACATCGTGTTCCTGAACGTGGCCCTCGACGACAACGAAGGAGCCTGGAAGCAGCTGGTTATCAGCAAGAAGCTACCGGGCGTGCACGTCCGGTCGGGCGGCGGACTTCGCTCGGCGGTAGCCCGGGCCTACGCCGTGCAGGACGTGCCCAGCTACTTCCTGCTGGCCGAAGACGGCACCTTCCTCAACACTAAGCCCAAGCGCCTGAGCAGCCGCGCCGCCGTGGACGAAATCAAGGAATCGTTCGGCAAAGCCAATACGTACAGCAGCTCCATGCCAACGGGCCGGTAAATCAGTATTCAAACTATGCCTTCAAAACGCCTTTCGCCCTGCGGCGAAAGGCGTTTTGCTGTTTTGTGTACGATAGACAGACAGTTCTGGCCGCCCCCGGAGCCACTACCTCACCCGCACCGCCGTGGCCGTGGCTCCTACCGAGGCGGTTGCCTTTCTGCGCCCGGCCGCGTAGCTTGGCCATACTGCGCTGCTTCTCTTATCTACCTATTGCTAGCCCCTCCCGCTGCGGCGGGCCTGTCTCATCCTTCTTACCCCTTTATCCCGTTTCGCCCCGTGAAACTTATTCGCTCACCCCTGTACCTAGCCCTGGCCCTGCTCACCCAGTGCAGCAGCTGCAAAGAGGGCGACCCCGCTCCCGAACCACTGCCCGAACTGCCCCCCGCCACCCAGACCGGGGCCAGCACTTTCGGCTGTCTGGTCAACGGCAAACCTTATGTCGCAAAGGGTATAAATCAAACTGGTGGAGATTGGTTTACACTTAATAAACTGTCAATCGGCGCTGACATGAGAAGTCAAGGGCAGAAGTCGACACTCAGTTTGCTGCTATCAGATACTGTTTCTTTCGGCATATTGACGACTACCTATAAGATACTGTCAATAACGCAGATATTTCCGCCACCTCAAAGGGTAGGATTTACTGTCCGAGCTAACACAGACAGGTGCTCCTACGATGGAGTCAACACCCGCACGGGCACGCTGACACTGACGCGCTACGACCCGGTGGCCCGCATTGTGGCCGGCCGCTTTGCCTTCACGCTCTACGAGCCCGGCTGCGATACGCTGCGCGTTACCGACGGACGCTTTGACGTCCAGTTCTAATTCCTCTATCCCCTTATTTTCTATGCGAAAATTATTCGTTTTGCTCGCCCTCTGCTGGGCGAGTGGCTCGCTCGTACGTGCCCAATCCGCTGACCCCGTCCGCCAACAGCTCGACCAGCTGCTGGGCCCCCTCGACAAAATGAAATAGACGGCTGTGATCCGGCGGCTACGTATCAGGTCCGGCCCTATGACCCGTCCCTTACCTATACCATTACGTCCTCTGGCCGGGTGCGTCACAAGCCGTTAAGCCGCGATGGCAGTTTCGCAGTTCTTACCTACGGAGCCGGCTATGGCGAAATACGCATTACGGCTACCAATGCCTGTGGTAGCACCGGCAGCACCTTACCGGTTACCGTGACTCAATGCGACTATTCGCCTTCTTATACTGTGTACCCCAACCCGGCCCGGGATGAGGCTACCGTAGTGGCCACTGAGCCGGCGCCAGCAGCCCGCGCCATCACCGCGCCGGGGTTCGACGTAGTGCTCTACAACGAGCAGGGCCGCCGCGTGTATCAGGGCCGCAGCCAGCATGGCCAGGCGAAACTGCCGCTGCGGGAGCTGCCTGCCGGCCTCTACCAGTTGCACGCCGGCCAGGGCAACCGGCAGGAGCGCCACACGGTGCAGGTGCGGCCGTAGGCCACGCTATTGTAATAGCCACAGGCCTCTTCTTCCCGTGAACCGAAGAGGGGGCCTTTGGTTATTAGGGCCAGTGGCTCGTTTCGCCACCGCGCCCCGTACCTTTAGCCCCGCATGGCCTCCTTACTCACCGACGGACTTAATTTCTTTTCAAAAGCTACTCCCGGCCGCCTCTGGAACGGGGCGCAAGTGGTAGGGGGCTACGTGCTGAGCAAACTCACGGGCAAGGCGCGCCACTGGGGCCTGCCGGTGGCTTTGAGCTTCGAGCCCACCACCAGCTGCAACCTGCGCTGCCCCGAGTGCCCCAGCGGCCTGCGTTCCTTCACGCGCCCCACCGGCATGCTGCCCGATGAGCTGTTCCGCAAAACCATTGACGAGGTGGCCTCCCGGCTCTGGTACCTGATTTTCTACTTCCAAGGCGAGCCGTACCTGCACCCCAACTTCCTGGAGCTGGTGAAGTACGCCGCCGATAAGGGCATCTATACCGCCACCAGTACCAACGCCCACTACCTCAACGACCACAACGCCCGCCGTACCGTGGAATCGGGCCTCGACCGGCTCATTATTTCCCTTGATGGTACCACTCAGGAGGTGTACCAACAGTACCGCGTGGGCGGCAAGCTCGACAAAGTGCTTGAGGGTACCCGCAACCTGATTAAGTGGCGGCGGGAGCTGAAAAGCCAGACGCCGCGGGTGGTGTTCCAGTTTCTGGTGGTGCGGCCCAACGAGCACCAGTTGGAGGAGGCAAAGGAGTTGGCCCGGGAGCTGGGCGTGGACGACGTGTGGTTTAAAACTGCCCAGATCTACGACTACCACAACGGCAGCCCGCTCATTCCCACCATCGACTACTACTCGCGCTATGAAAACCAGGGCGACGGCACCTGGAACATCAAGAACCGGCTGCTCAACCATTGCTGGAAGATGTGGCACTCGTGCGTTATCACCTGGGATGGGCTGGTGGTGCCCTGCTGCTTCGATAAGGATGCCGAGTACCGCCTCGGCGACCTCAAAACCCAGACCTTCCGCCAGCTCTGGCACGGCAGTAAATACCGCAACTTCCGCGCCGCCCTGCTCAAGGGCCGCGACCAGATTGACATGTGCCGCAACTGCACCGAGGGAACCAAAGTGTGGGGGTAGCGGTGAGATTGTGAAGTAGTGCAATGGTGAGTGTGGACAGTGCGCGAACAGTACGTCATTGCGAGCCTGTTGAGGAATCCTGTGTGCTGACGTTGCAGTAGTACAGCAAGGCCGGTGAACCGTAGCCGGGCAGGTTGATTTCGGCTGGTGAATACGACTGAGGAAATATTCCCAATTTCACCTTTTCCGATTTCGCCTTTTCCACTGCCGCCGCGCTATGTTTTCAGCTGCCCGTATTCTGGCCATCCGCAAGAGCAAAGGCCTTTCTCAGGAAGTGCTGGCTGAGCAATCGGGCGTGAGTCTGCGCACTATTCAGCGGGTGGAGCAGGGCGACACAGTGCCGCGCGGCTACACGCTGCAGGCCCTGGCTACCGCCCTCGATGTGCCGTTGGAAGCCTTCCGGCCGGAGCCCGAAGCCGCCGCTCCGGCTGCTGAAACAGCTGCCCCGTTGCCTATCACGGCAGCACCCTCCACGCTCCCCGATCCGCAGTTTCTGCAGCTACTGAACCTGAGTGCGCTGAGCTTTCTGGTATTGCCACTGCTGAACCTGGTGGTGCCATGGCTGCTCTGGCGAAAGCACCGCCACGAGGTGGAGCACGCCGCCGAAGTCGGGCGGCGCGTGCTGGGCTTTCAGATTCTGTGGCAGGTGGGCTGCTTTCTGGCATACCTACTGGCCGGATTGGTGCAAGTGGTGGCGCATGCCTTCCATACCTTTATACCGGGGCTGTACGTGGGCGTTTTCATCGGTTCCTATCTGCTCAACCTGGGGGTGGTGATTTACTATGGCTGGCAGTTACGCCAGGGCCACCTGGATATCTACCGGTTTCGGCTATAGCAACATCCACGCACAACGTTCTTATT containing:
- a CDS encoding SPASM domain-containing protein; translation: MASLLTDGLNFFSKATPGRLWNGAQVVGGYVLSKLTGKARHWGLPVALSFEPTTSCNLRCPECPSGLRSFTRPTGMLPDELFRKTIDEVASRLWYLIFYFQGEPYLHPNFLELVKYAADKGIYTATSTNAHYLNDHNARRTVESGLDRLIISLDGTTQEVYQQYRVGGKLDKVLEGTRNLIKWRRELKSQTPRVVFQFLVVRPNEHQLEEAKELARELGVDDVWFKTAQIYDYHNGSPLIPTIDYYSRYENQGDGTWNIKNRLLNHCWKMWHSCVITWDGLVVPCCFDKDAEYRLGDLKTQTFRQLWHGSKYRNFRAALLKGRDQIDMCRNCTEGTKVWG
- a CDS encoding T9SS type A sorting domain-containing protein, which codes for MRHKPLSRDGSFAVLTYGAGYGEIRITATNACGSTGSTLPVTVTQCDYSPSYTVYPNPARDEATVVATEPAPAARAITAPGFDVVLYNEQGRRVYQGRSQHGQAKLPLRELPAGLYQLHAGQGNRQERHTVQVRP
- a CDS encoding helix-turn-helix domain-containing protein — encoded protein: MFSAARILAIRKSKGLSQEVLAEQSGVSLRTIQRVEQGDTVPRGYTLQALATALDVPLEAFRPEPEAAAPAAETAAPLPITAAPSTLPDPQFLQLLNLSALSFLVLPLLNLVVPWLLWRKHRHEVEHAAEVGRRVLGFQILWQVGCFLAYLLAGLVQVVAHAFHTFIPGLYVGVFIGSYLLNLGVVIYYGWQLRQGHLDIYRFRL